One window of Jannaschia sp. CCS1 genomic DNA carries:
- a CDS encoding response regulator transcription factor, whose translation MAGARAHPGAITELAAHLLAADGFDERAVILDRALGALGGDWINIAEGSGDTMIPHWFYSTLPADTLTAYASDAHWRRDTIYRTAMQSTPQVIWSQTGPRPGSGAGEDATFDTFIGDAGTKAIVTYTLQSTPVGDTRAISLISSLPTKEVFQPANLRDIADTIRLMLPWMDASATRETGRLVPYPVRQLSQREREAVTLLAGGLQTARISDAMGVAEVTVHKHIRNARHKLGARTREHLVAAAIRRRHIAV comes from the coding sequence ATGGCCGGCGCGCGTGCCCATCCTGGTGCGATCACAGAGCTTGCGGCACATCTGCTTGCGGCGGACGGGTTTGATGAGCGTGCTGTCATCCTGGACCGTGCCCTGGGGGCTTTGGGCGGCGACTGGATCAACATCGCCGAAGGGTCCGGCGACACGATGATCCCCCATTGGTTCTACAGCACCCTTCCCGCCGACACGCTGACCGCATACGCCAGCGATGCCCATTGGCGCCGCGACACGATTTACCGCACCGCGATGCAATCCACGCCCCAGGTCATCTGGAGCCAGACAGGCCCGCGGCCCGGCTCCGGCGCTGGCGAGGACGCCACGTTTGACACGTTCATCGGGGACGCGGGGACGAAGGCGATCGTCACCTACACCCTGCAAAGCACCCCTGTCGGGGATACGCGGGCGATCTCTCTGATCTCGTCGCTGCCCACCAAAGAGGTGTTTCAGCCCGCAAACCTCAGGGACATCGCGGATACCATCCGGCTGATGTTGCCCTGGATGGATGCCAGCGCAACGCGTGAGACCGGGCGGTTGGTGCCCTACCCGGTGCGCCAGCTGTCGCAGCGGGAACGGGAGGCCGTCACCCTTCTGGCGGGCGGTTTGCAGACTGCGCGCATATCGGACGCGATGGGGGTGGCAGAGGTCACCGTTCACAAACACATCCGCAATGCCCGCCACAAACTAGGCGCGCGAACACGGGAACATCTGGTCGCCGCGGCGATCCGCAGGCGTCACATCGCGGTCTGA
- a CDS encoding VPLPA-CTERM sorting domain-containing protein, producing MPRPFRINLAPMVMVLALSAPAQASPIQLLLTSGVTRGSSGTVERDSVFISEDGVTASGTASADQTFGVEFSNSAESTGSVDASTGQLRFSLDGTYTCNAEVCGAGYSASALATVAETFLVSGTGTLTSVMLVEAAWDSPRYNFTSTMSLSSGGNRDGDQVAFTYEPSQNMTGSGVSQLLMTELSFNGALNQAVSAQWRLQGDISATDSEDGQSTTGFMNAANTATFFVFASEGLTFSANDENFLSNAAYPNLDNPAPVPLPAGLPLLLAGLGVFGVMGGRRKRLAAA from the coding sequence ATGCCCCGTCCCTTTCGTATCAACCTCGCCCCAATGGTGATGGTCCTCGCCCTGTCTGCGCCGGCGCAGGCCTCTCCTATCCAGCTTCTCCTGACCAGCGGCGTCACCCGTGGCAGCAGTGGAACGGTGGAACGGGACAGCGTCTTCATCAGTGAGGACGGCGTGACTGCATCGGGCACCGCGTCGGCTGATCAGACCTTTGGCGTGGAATTTTCCAACTCGGCTGAGTCCACCGGCAGCGTTGATGCCAGCACCGGACAGTTGCGGTTTTCACTGGACGGCACATATACGTGCAACGCCGAAGTGTGTGGCGCGGGGTACAGTGCATCGGCCCTGGCCACGGTGGCGGAGACTTTTTTGGTTTCGGGAACCGGAACGTTGACGTCGGTCATGTTGGTCGAGGCCGCCTGGGACTCGCCGCGCTACAATTTCACATCGACGATGTCTTTGTCATCCGGTGGCAACCGCGACGGAGATCAGGTGGCGTTCACCTACGAGCCGAGCCAGAATATGACCGGCTCTGGCGTCAGTCAGCTTTTGATGACGGAGCTGTCGTTTAACGGAGCGCTGAACCAGGCTGTCTCCGCCCAGTGGCGTTTGCAGGGGGACATCAGCGCCACGGATTCAGAGGATGGCCAGAGCACCACCGGCTTCATGAACGCCGCCAACACGGCCACGTTCTTCGTGTTTGCCAGCGAGGGGCTGACCTTCTCGGCCAATGATGAGAATTTCCTGTCCAACGCGGCGTATCCTAATCTCGACAATCCCGCGCCGGTTCCCCTGCCTGCCGGTCTGCCGCTGTTGCTGGCGGGCCTTGGCGTGTTCGGCGTCATGGGCGGGCGCCGCAAACGGCTGGCAGCGGCCTGA
- a CDS encoding MORN repeat-containing protein: MTSRILATGTATFVAGATAIFIAAAAPIMIAGSASAQTADETTTDIQQYDNGGIYEGEFRNGVQHGTGTYRLPNGYEYTGTWVDGEIRGQGRAVFPDQSIYEGAFVAGRPQGTGMITFADGSTYEGDWVEGRIEGQGTAIYSNGVTYTGQFRNALHHGTGLMTGPNGYRYEGEWTDGVKQGTGTITYPDGATYTGQFAGGVRSGTGRLEMADGVIYDGAWSEGQINGQGTLTQPNGDVYVGTLVNGQRQGQGRVTYENGDVYEGAFAADRRDGTGTFTGTDGYLYVGEWTEGRIEGEGTVTYPDGSVYVGTFRNDLAHGTGTITYPDGASYVGEWVDGVIQGAGVATYANGLVYDGQFLNARQHGQGTMSHPDGYQYQGQWEDGLRHGQGRATYADGTIYEGTFAAGQREGEGTLTMPDGFTYAGQWDDGEINGAGTATYSNGDVYVGTFVNGRRQGDGTMTYATGEVLEGQWENGLPTEADAPAPAETPDVTEVEPGADTPVATDE; the protein is encoded by the coding sequence ATGACGTCACGGATTTTGGCCACAGGCACTGCAACCTTCGTCGCGGGGGCCACAGCGATTTTCATCGCGGCGGCGGCGCCAATCATGATCGCGGGCAGCGCAAGCGCCCAGACCGCCGACGAGACGACGACCGATATCCAGCAATACGACAATGGCGGGATTTATGAGGGCGAATTCCGCAACGGCGTCCAGCATGGCACTGGCACCTACCGCCTGCCCAACGGGTATGAATACACCGGCACATGGGTGGATGGCGAAATCCGTGGCCAGGGGCGTGCGGTCTTCCCCGACCAATCCATCTATGAAGGCGCATTCGTGGCCGGGCGGCCCCAGGGCACGGGGATGATCACCTTCGCCGACGGCTCCACCTATGAAGGGGATTGGGTCGAGGGCCGGATTGAGGGGCAGGGCACCGCGATCTATTCCAACGGCGTCACCTATACGGGCCAGTTCCGCAACGCGCTGCACCACGGCACGGGCCTGATGACCGGGCCGAACGGCTATCGGTATGAAGGCGAATGGACCGACGGCGTGAAACAGGGCACCGGCACGATCACCTACCCCGATGGCGCGACGTATACAGGCCAGTTCGCGGGCGGCGTGCGCTCGGGCACCGGACGGTTGGAGATGGCAGATGGCGTCATCTACGACGGCGCGTGGTCCGAGGGGCAGATCAACGGCCAGGGCACGCTGACCCAACCCAACGGCGACGTCTATGTCGGCACGCTGGTGAACGGCCAGCGGCAGGGCCAGGGTCGCGTGACCTATGAGAACGGCGATGTCTATGAAGGCGCGTTCGCCGCCGACCGCCGCGACGGGACCGGCACGTTTACCGGCACCGACGGCTACCTTTATGTGGGCGAATGGACCGAGGGCCGGATTGAGGGGGAAGGCACCGTCACCTATCCCGATGGCTCCGTCTATGTGGGCACGTTCCGCAACGACCTCGCCCATGGAACGGGCACCATCACCTATCCTGACGGCGCGTCCTATGTGGGCGAATGGGTCGACGGTGTGATCCAGGGCGCGGGCGTTGCGACCTATGCCAACGGTCTGGTCTATGACGGCCAGTTCCTCAACGCGCGCCAGCACGGGCAAGGCACGATGAGCCACCCGGACGGCTACCAGTATCAGGGCCAGTGGGAAGATGGCCTCCGCCACGGACAGGGCCGCGCGACTTATGCCGATGGTACGATCTATGAAGGCACCTTCGCCGCCGGCCAGCGCGAGGGGGAGGGCACGCTGACAATGCCCGATGGCTTCACCTATGCAGGCCAATGGGATGACGGAGAGATCAACGGCGCAGGCACCGCCACCTATTCCAACGGCGACGTCTATGTCGGCACCTTCGTCAACGGCCGCCGTCAGGGCGATGGCACGATGACCTATGCCACGGGCGAGGTGCTGGAAGGTCAGTGGGAGAACGGTCTGCCCACCGAGGCCGATGCGCCAGCGCCCGCCGAGACACCCGATGTGACGGAGGTGGAGCCGGGGGCTGATACCCCTGTGGCGACCGATGAGTAA
- a CDS encoding NAD+ synthase — translation MADTFRLTLAQLNPTLGDLGGNAKLVREAFAEAKAEDSDFLAFPEMFITGYQLLDLVMKQAFAEDVQRVIADLAAELHDGPAFGIGGPMWGGDKPYNAYYICEGGKIAATILKHHLPNYAVFDEVRYYHSADPQGPVNINGVRIGFPICEDAWFEDVCETLEESGAEILISPNGSPYHRGKMELRQSVVVSRVVETGLPMAYLNLLGGQDDQVFDGGSFVLNRGGALAVQMPQFEAGLEQVDFARGDDGWVAKDGVKARLPEAYEADYRVMVMALGDYLRKTGFTSVVLGLSGGIDSAIVACIAADAIGPENVHCVMLPSRFTSEVSLDDARDVAARLGCRLDTIPITPAREAVTASLAPLFEGLEEDVTEENIQSRLRGVMLMALSNKFGSMLLTTGNKSEVAVGYATIYGDMAGGYNPIKDLYKTRVFETCRWRNREHRDWMLAPAGEIIPPRVIDKPPTAELREDQKDEDSLPPYAELDVMLEMLIDKDLSVAEVVAAGYDPEWVRKIERLIYLSEYKRFQAAPGARLTQKAFWLDRRYPVANRWRDGG, via the coding sequence ATGGCCGATACGTTTCGCCTGACGCTGGCACAGCTGAACCCAACCCTTGGCGACCTGGGCGGCAACGCAAAACTGGTGCGCGAAGCCTTTGCCGAGGCCAAGGCCGAGGACAGCGATTTCCTGGCCTTCCCCGAGATGTTCATCACCGGCTACCAACTGCTGGATCTGGTGATGAAACAGGCCTTCGCCGAAGATGTGCAGCGGGTGATCGCGGACCTGGCCGCGGAATTGCACGACGGCCCCGCCTTCGGGATCGGCGGGCCGATGTGGGGCGGCGACAAGCCCTACAACGCCTATTACATCTGCGAAGGTGGCAAGATCGCGGCCACGATCCTGAAGCACCATCTGCCAAACTACGCGGTCTTTGATGAGGTGCGTTATTATCACAGCGCCGACCCGCAAGGCCCGGTGAACATCAACGGTGTGCGCATCGGCTTTCCGATTTGCGAGGATGCCTGGTTTGAGGATGTCTGCGAGACGCTGGAAGAATCCGGCGCGGAGATCCTGATTTCCCCCAACGGATCGCCCTATCATCGCGGCAAGATGGAGCTGCGGCAATCCGTGGTCGTGTCCCGTGTGGTCGAGACGGGCCTGCCGATGGCCTATCTGAACCTTCTGGGCGGGCAGGACGATCAGGTTTTCGACGGCGGATCCTTTGTGCTGAACCGGGGCGGCGCGCTGGCCGTGCAGATGCCGCAATTCGAGGCCGGTCTGGAACAGGTCGATTTCGCCCGTGGCGATGACGGCTGGGTGGCGAAAGACGGCGTGAAAGCCCGTCTCCCCGAGGCGTATGAGGCTGACTACCGCGTCATGGTCATGGCTTTGGGCGATTATCTGCGCAAGACGGGGTTCACGTCGGTCGTTCTAGGCCTGTCGGGCGGGATCGACTCCGCCATCGTGGCCTGCATCGCCGCGGACGCCATCGGGCCCGAGAACGTCCACTGCGTGATGCTGCCCTCTCGCTTCACGTCCGAGGTATCGCTGGACGACGCCCGCGATGTGGCCGCGCGGTTGGGGTGCCGCCTGGACACCATCCCGATCACCCCCGCGCGCGAGGCGGTGACGGCGTCCCTTGCGCCACTTTTCGAGGGGCTGGAAGAGGATGTGACGGAGGAGAATATCCAGTCCCGCCTGCGCGGTGTCATGCTGATGGCGCTGAGCAACAAGTTCGGCTCCATGCTGTTGACCACGGGCAACAAATCCGAGGTCGCGGTGGGCTATGCCACGATCTATGGCGACATGGCCGGGGGCTATAACCCGATCAAGGACCTCTACAAGACCCGCGTGTTCGAGACCTGCCGCTGGCGCAACCGCGAGCACCGCGACTGGATGCTGGCCCCGGCGGGCGAAATCATCCCGCCCCGGGTTATCGACAAGCCCCCCACCGCCGAATTGCGAGAGGACCAGAAGGACGAGGACAGCCTGCCCCCTTATGCCGAGTTGGACGTGATGCTGGAGATGCTGATCGACAAGGACCTGTCGGTCGCCGAAGTGGTGGCGGCAGGGTACGATCCTGAGTGGGTTCGGAAGATAGAGCGACTGATTTACCTGAGCGAATACAAACGGTTCCAGGCCGCCCCCGGCGCGCGCCTCACACAAAAGGCATTCTGGCTGGACCGCCGATACCCGGTGGCAAATCGCTGGCGGGATGGCGGCTGA
- a CDS encoding MBL fold metallo-hydrolase — MRAPNLSRRHLLATAAATPLLPAMAGIARADGHAAAAPMPRARQFQVGDFTVTTLLDGTGAQDNPQGIFGMNVPADEFADVSAQNFIPADRFQGYFTPVLVEAGDDVILFDTGLGQGGIETALAEVGRSPADITHVVLTHMHPDHIGGLVRDGAEVFTNAAYITGQAEYDFWTGPGADNDLGRRIGAEVVPLAERMSFLSDGDSPRSGITAVDASGHTPGHMAYMIESNGAQILLAADLANHHVWSLAYPDWEVRFDADKEAAAAARRRILGMLAADRVPMLGYHMPFPAAGFVETRGDGFNWVPVSYQLG, encoded by the coding sequence ATGCGCGCCCCAAACCTGTCCCGCCGCCACCTGCTGGCCACCGCCGCTGCAACCCCCCTCCTGCCCGCCATGGCCGGTATCGCCCGGGCCGACGGTCATGCGGCGGCCGCCCCCATGCCCCGCGCCCGGCAATTTCAGGTCGGCGACTTCACTGTCACGACGCTGCTTGATGGCACCGGCGCGCAGGACAATCCGCAAGGCATCTTCGGGATGAATGTCCCCGCCGATGAATTCGCCGACGTCTCCGCCCAGAATTTTATCCCCGCTGACAGGTTTCAAGGTTATTTCACCCCGGTGCTGGTGGAGGCGGGCGATGACGTCATCCTCTTTGACACCGGTCTTGGTCAGGGCGGGATCGAGACGGCATTGGCCGAGGTGGGCCGGTCGCCCGCGGACATCACCCATGTCGTGCTGACCCACATGCACCCCGATCACATCGGCGGGCTGGTCCGCGACGGGGCGGAGGTCTTCACCAATGCCGCCTACATCACCGGCCAGGCGGAGTATGATTTCTGGACCGGCCCCGGCGCGGACAACGATCTGGGTCGGCGCATCGGGGCCGAGGTCGTGCCCCTGGCGGAGCGGATGAGCTTCCTGTCAGACGGCGACAGCCCGCGCTCCGGCATCACCGCAGTTGATGCGTCCGGCCACACCCCCGGTCACATGGCCTATATGATTGAAAGCAACGGCGCGCAGATCCTGCTGGCCGCCGATCTGGCGAACCATCATGTCTGGTCGCTGGCCTATCCCGATTGGGAAGTGCGCTTTGACGCCGACAAGGAGGCTGCCGCCGCAGCCCGCCGCCGCATCCTCGGCATGCTCGCCGCCGACCGCGTGCCGATGTTGGGCTACCACATGCCCTTCCCCGCCGCCGGGTTCGTCGAAACACGGGGCGACGGGTTCAACTGGGTGCCGGTGAGTTATCAGCTGGGGTGA
- a CDS encoding cation:proton antiporter yields MTDFLLLSFIFLIAGVIAVPIASRLGLGSVLGYLIAGIVISPVLRVLGVDVISIQHFAEFGVVMMLFLVGLELQPKALWEMRARLIGLGGGQVVLTILAVLGVAIALGQSWQIGLAVGFIFALSSTAIVLQTLGEKGLLRSDGGQGSFSVLLTQDIAVIPMLAILPLLAMAPDMAPDLADMGADASHGAAGHDSADASHGAQEHAGDGHGDAMSLVSGLNGWQTALVTLGAVGFVVVGGSLLTGPLFRFIAAANLRELFTATALMMVIGIALLMSLVGLSPALGTFLAGVVLANSAYRHELESDIDPFRGLLLGLFFMTVGAGVNFTLLGENLGTVLGLTLGLMVLKAVVLIALAYVFRIKGADKWLMALSLAQAGEFGFVLLSFTVANNVLPAALSDLLLLVVALSMLLTPALFILYDRVIAPRYAAGEAREADAMPDEAKIIIAGAGRVGGLIDRVLRGAGHETTVIDYNSRRLDIMAKFGVKNYFGDATRPDLLAAAGLAEASVLIVAIDDRDSITQIVDYAHKTYPNLHVIARATDRDHVYDLWFHGCRDIIRETYDSTLRMGRSAFEALGIEAETAQEMVDAFNAHDREIMLAIASVHKVGVAPHENPGLCSESGRAARRF; encoded by the coding sequence ATGACTGACTTCCTCCTCCTTTCCTTCATCTTCCTGATCGCGGGCGTGATTGCGGTGCCGATTGCCAGCCGTCTGGGATTGGGGTCGGTGCTGGGATACCTGATCGCGGGGATCGTGATATCGCCGGTGCTGCGCGTTCTGGGGGTCGACGTGATCTCCATCCAACATTTCGCGGAATTCGGCGTGGTGATGATGCTGTTTCTGGTGGGGTTGGAGCTGCAACCCAAAGCACTGTGGGAAATGCGCGCGCGGTTGATCGGGCTTGGCGGCGGGCAGGTCGTGCTGACGATACTTGCGGTCCTGGGCGTGGCGATTGCGCTGGGGCAAAGCTGGCAAATCGGGCTGGCCGTGGGTTTCATTTTCGCGCTGTCATCGACGGCGATCGTGCTGCAAACCCTTGGCGAAAAAGGCCTTCTGAGGTCCGACGGTGGGCAGGGCAGCTTTTCGGTCCTGCTGACCCAAGACATTGCGGTGATCCCGATGCTGGCAATCTTGCCGCTTCTGGCCATGGCGCCGGATATGGCGCCGGACTTGGCTGACATGGGGGCGGATGCCAGCCATGGGGCGGCAGGTCACGACAGTGCTGACGCGTCGCACGGCGCGCAGGAGCATGCCGGTGACGGCCACGGTGACGCGATGAGCCTCGTCTCCGGCCTGAATGGATGGCAAACCGCGCTGGTGACACTCGGCGCGGTGGGCTTTGTGGTTGTCGGTGGATCGCTCCTGACGGGGCCGCTGTTCCGCTTCATCGCCGCGGCCAACCTGCGCGAATTGTTCACGGCCACCGCGCTGATGATGGTGATCGGCATCGCACTTCTGATGTCGCTTGTGGGCCTCTCCCCTGCCCTTGGAACGTTCCTTGCGGGCGTCGTTCTGGCAAATTCCGCCTACCGGCACGAGTTGGAATCGGACATTGACCCCTTTCGCGGCCTCCTTCTGGGCCTCTTTTTCATGACCGTGGGCGCGGGCGTGAACTTCACGCTTCTGGGGGAGAACCTCGGCACGGTTCTGGGTTTGACGCTTGGCTTGATGGTTCTGAAAGCGGTGGTCCTCATCGCGCTCGCCTATGTGTTCCGGATCAAGGGCGCGGACAAATGGTTGATGGCGCTGAGCCTGGCGCAGGCCGGTGAGTTCGGCTTCGTCCTGTTGTCCTTCACGGTGGCTAACAACGTCTTGCCTGCCGCCCTGTCAGATCTGCTTTTGCTGGTCGTGGCCCTGTCGATGTTGCTGACGCCCGCGCTTTTCATCCTGTATGACCGGGTCATCGCACCCCGCTATGCTGCAGGCGAGGCACGGGAGGCGGATGCCATGCCCGACGAGGCGAAGATCATCATCGCAGGCGCAGGCCGGGTGGGTGGGCTGATCGACCGGGTTCTGCGCGGGGCGGGTCACGAGACGACGGTGATTGACTATAACTCGCGCCGCCTGGATATCATGGCGAAATTCGGGGTGAAGAACTACTTCGGCGACGCCACGCGCCCCGACCTTCTGGCCGCCGCCGGTCTCGCCGAAGCCAGCGTGCTGATCGTCGCGATAGACGACCGCGACAGCATCACCCAGATCGTGGATTACGCCCACAAGACATATCCCAACCTGCACGTCATTGCCCGGGCGACAGACCGCGATCACGTCTATGACCTGTGGTTCCACGGCTGCCGGGACATCATCCGGGAGACCTACGACAGCACCCTGCGCATGGGTCGCTCGGCGTTTGAGGCATTGGGTATTGAGGCCGAGACCGCCCAGGAGATGGTTGATGCGTTCAACGCCCATGACCGTGAGATCATGTTGGCCATTGCATCGGTCCACAAGGTGGGCGTGGCCCCCCATGAGAACCCCGGATTATGTAGCGAAAGTGGCAGAGCTGCGCGACGATTTTGA
- a CDS encoding DUF1150 domain-containing protein, whose product MTDADSTTQTSDRKIVYIREVAVDDLPQEVQEQAQGLKTLFAIGGPDGEQLALVRNRELAFVVARQNDMQPLSVH is encoded by the coding sequence ATGACCGACGCGGACAGCACAACCCAGACCTCTGATCGCAAGATCGTCTACATCCGCGAGGTGGCTGTGGACGACTTGCCGCAAGAGGTGCAGGAGCAGGCGCAGGGCCTCAAGACCTTGTTTGCCATCGGCGGCCCCGACGGGGAGCAGCTGGCCCTCGTGCGCAATCGCGAGTTGGCCTTCGTTGTGGCACGCCAGAACGACATGCAGCCCCTCAGCGTTCACTGA
- a CDS encoding Hsp20 family protein, translating to MTKLTLASHPYLLGFDQLERLVERTAKSGNEGYPPYNIEQRGENAYRITLAVAGFAEDDFSITVEDRQLVIRGKQIDADQDRVFLHRGIATRQFQRSFVLADGVDVAGAEMENGLLHVDLTRVVPDSVVQTIKIQTGQSATTKLETANSEATNPKARGDSQ from the coding sequence ATGACGAAACTGACCCTTGCCTCCCACCCCTATCTTCTGGGGTTTGACCAGTTGGAACGGCTGGTTGAGCGCACCGCCAAATCCGGAAATGAGGGCTATCCGCCCTATAATATCGAACAGCGGGGCGAGAACGCCTACCGCATCACCCTGGCCGTTGCGGGCTTTGCCGAGGATGATTTTTCGATCACCGTCGAAGACCGTCAGCTGGTGATCCGGGGAAAGCAGATCGACGCCGATCAGGATCGTGTCTTCCTGCACCGGGGCATCGCAACCCGCCAATTCCAGCGCAGCTTCGTGCTGGCCGACGGGGTCGATGTGGCGGGCGCCGAGATGGAGAACGGGCTTCTCCACGTCGATCTTACGCGCGTGGTGCCGGACAGCGTTGTGCAGACCATCAAGATCCAGACGGGCCAGTCGGCCACCACCAAACTCGAGACCGCCAATTCCGAAGCCACCAATCCCAAAGCCAGAGGAGACAGCCAATGA
- a CDS encoding YdcH family protein produces the protein MNAPSELNHEDVLRVKLEVLRQEHRDLDDAIAALQQAVNPDQLTLKRLKTQKLKLKDRIARVEDELTPDIIA, from the coding sequence ATGAATGCGCCATCTGAGCTGAACCACGAGGACGTTTTGCGCGTGAAGCTGGAGGTTTTGCGCCAGGAGCATCGCGATCTGGACGATGCGATTGCCGCGCTGCAGCAGGCCGTCAACCCCGATCAACTGACGCTCAAGCGGCTGAAAACCCAGAAATTGAAGCTGAAAGACCGCATTGCCCGTGTCGAGGATGAGCTGACCCCCGATATCATTGCTTGA
- the purE gene encoding 5-(carboxyamino)imidazole ribonucleotide mutase has protein sequence MVQVAIIMGSQSDWPTLREAADILDTLGVAYDAKIVSAHRTPDRLWDFGKGAVDAGLKVIIAGAGGAAHLPGMVASKTRVPVIGVPVQTKALGGVDSLYSIVQMPKGYPVATMAIGAAGAANAGLMAAAILANEDPALAARLDQWRADLSASIPEAPSDE, from the coding sequence ATGGTTCAGGTCGCGATCATCATGGGCTCTCAATCGGATTGGCCCACCCTGCGGGAAGCGGCCGACATTCTCGATACGCTGGGGGTGGCCTATGACGCGAAGATCGTTTCGGCTCACCGCACACCGGACCGCTTGTGGGACTTCGGCAAAGGCGCGGTGGATGCGGGCCTGAAAGTGATCATCGCAGGTGCAGGCGGGGCGGCGCATTTGCCTGGCATGGTGGCGTCGAAAACCCGCGTGCCGGTGATCGGCGTACCGGTCCAGACCAAGGCACTTGGCGGCGTCGATAGCCTGTATTCCATCGTGCAGATGCCCAAAGGCTACCCCGTGGCAACCATGGCGATCGGTGCGGCGGGGGCGGCAAATGCGGGCTTGATGGCGGCAGCGATCCTGGCCAATGAAGACCCCGCCCTCGCCGCACGACTGGACCAGTGGCGCGCCGATCTGAGCGCCTCAATCCCGGAGGCCCCCAGCGATGAGTGA
- a CDS encoding 5-(carboxyamino)imidazole ribonucleotide synthase: MSDPLPAGSTVGILGGGQLGRMLAMAAANLGYRAHIFEPGPAPAADVAHAWTQAGYDDLDALRSFAQACDVITFEFENIPADALHVIASTTPLFPDRRALETSQDRLIEKAFLRDIGLKTAPYAPVSGDIHDVLTTTGTPAILKTRRFGYDGKGQARVMDMGEAGAALAALEGAPAIAEGFVDFSTEISVIAARGQDGSVAAFDPGENVHKDGILDTTTVPAAIPASLRTDAVLIASQILTALDYVGVLGVELFVTPAGLIVNEIAPRVHNSGHWTQAGCAVDQFEQHMRAVTGWPLGDGSRHANVVMENLIGEDIARASNLASEPGVQIHLYGKAETRQGRKMGHINRVTGPA, from the coding sequence ATGAGTGATCCGTTACCGGCTGGCAGCACCGTCGGCATTCTGGGTGGCGGTCAGTTGGGCCGCATGTTGGCTATGGCCGCTGCGAACCTCGGCTACCGGGCCCACATCTTTGAGCCCGGCCCCGCCCCCGCCGCCGATGTGGCCCATGCCTGGACGCAAGCCGGCTACGATGACCTCGACGCCCTGCGCAGCTTCGCGCAGGCCTGCGATGTCATCACCTTCGAGTTTGAGAATATCCCCGCCGACGCCCTCCACGTCATCGCCAGCACCACACCCCTGTTCCCGGACCGCCGCGCGTTGGAAACCAGCCAGGACCGCCTGATTGAGAAGGCCTTTCTCCGCGATATCGGCCTGAAAACAGCGCCCTATGCGCCGGTCAGCGGTGACATTCACGATGTGCTGACCACGACGGGCACCCCCGCGATCCTGAAGACCCGCAGGTTCGGCTATGATGGCAAGGGACAGGCGCGCGTCATGGACATGGGCGAGGCCGGGGCCGCCTTGGCCGCACTGGAAGGCGCGCCCGCGATTGCAGAGGGGTTCGTCGATTTCTCCACAGAGATCAGCGTCATCGCGGCGCGCGGTCAAGATGGGTCCGTCGCGGCGTTTGACCCCGGCGAGAACGTCCATAAGGATGGCATCCTCGATACGACCACAGTGCCCGCCGCGATTCCGGCGTCCCTGCGCACCGACGCGGTGCTGATCGCATCGCAGATCCTCACTGCCCTCGACTATGTGGGCGTTCTGGGGGTGGAGTTGTTCGTCACGCCCGCAGGTCTGATCGTCAATGAAATCGCCCCGCGCGTGCACAATTCCGGCCATTGGACCCAAGCGGGCTGCGCCGTGGACCAGTTTGAGCAACACATGCGGGCCGTCACCGGCTGGCCGCTCGGGGACGGCAGCCGTCATGCCAACGTTGTGATGGAAAACCTCATCGGCGAGGACATCGCGCGCGCGTCAAACCTGGCCAGTGAACCCGGCGTGCAGATCCACCTTTACGGCAAGGCTGAGACGCGGCAGGGGCGCAAGATGGGCCATATCAACCGCGTGACAGGTCCGGCGTAA